In the genome of Propionispora hippei DSM 15287, the window GAATTGACGATCATTGTTGATTTTGAGGCTGCTCATCACATTCCGGATTATCCCGGAAAATGCTGCCGGCTACACGGCCATAACTGGAAGGTGGAAGTGTCAGTCAAAGGAAAGCAATTAAATACCTTGGGGATGCTTATTGATTTTAAAGAATTAAAAGCCGAGGTTCAGGTCATTATTGGCAAATTGGACCATTTTTATTTGAACGAAATTGAGCCCTTTTGCCGGATTAGCCCTACGGCGGAGAATATAGCCAGATACATTTATGACGAGCTTGCCAATCACGCCGGGCTTGCCGAAACCGTAACGGTTGCTTCAGTCAAAGTATGGGAGTCGGCACACTCGGCCGTGAGGTATTCCGGTGAGGAACAACAATGAATACCCTGCAGTTGATCGAATTATTTTCTTCTATCCAGGGAGAAGGACCGTATATTGGTTATCGACAATTGTTTTTGCGTTTAGCCGGTTGTAATGCCGCCTGTATTTTTTGTGATACTTCAGAATCCCGCAGTATTCCGACAACCTGTATGCTGGAACAAACGCCGGGCCAGCGGGATTTTACCGTTCTACCCAATCCTGTGCCGGTTGATGCACTGGCGCACCGGGTGAACCGTCTGTCCCAGACAGGGCATCATTCGGTGAGTATAACCGGTGGCGAGCCGCTCTGTCAAAGTGAGGCGCTATTGCAACTGCTACCCTTACTGCAAGGGCGCATTTATCTGGAGACGAACGGTACTTTACCGGAAGAATTGGCCAAAGTACTGCCTTATATTGACATTGTCAGCATGGATATTAAACTGCCCAGCACCTCTGGTCGGGAGTATTGGCAGGAGCACCGCCGTTTCTTGACCTTAGCCAGTCAAAAGGAAGTATTCGTAAAGATTGTGGTAAGTTCGTTGACCGGAGAAAAGGAATTTCTTGAGGCGATTCACCTGATCGGCTCGGCGGATGTAATGCTTCCGTTGATTTTACAACCCGTTACTCATGCCGCACTGGCTGTTGAAACAGAGCAAATCGTAAAATGGCAGGAGCGGGCGCTTGACTATTTACCCAACGTGAGGGTCATACCGCAGACTCATAAATATTTGGGAGTATTGTAAAAATAAAAAGACGATGAATGGAGGGATTACATTTTGCGCGTGTTATTGACGAATGACGATGGCATTCATTCGGCAGGAATACAGGCTTTATGGCAACAGTTTGCTTCTGTTGCCGAAGTTACCGTTGTCGCCCCCGACAGCGAAAAAAGTGCAACCAGCCAGGCGATTACCGTTCATCAGCCAATTTATGTTGACGAACAAGTAATCGAACAGGCCGGTGTCCGAGGTTGGCGGGTCGTGGGGACTCCTACCGATTGTGTTAAGATTGCTTTGGAAACCAATATCATGGAACCGCCGGATTTGATCGTTTCCGGTATTAATCATGGACCGAATATTGGTACCGATGTACTTTATTCCGGTACGGTCAGTGCCGCTATAGAGGGAGCGTTGCATGGTATCCCGGCCATAGCCGTTTCGCTTGATGCCAGGGAAAACTTCGATTTTACTGCCGCCGCTCAATTTGCCGTAAGGTTAGCTAGACAATTTATCCAAAACCCATTGCCGCCGCGAACCTTGCTAAATGTAAATGTCCCGGCGCTGCCGCCCGATCAGATCGCTGGTGTTTCGATCACCAAGCTGGGGTGCCGGGAATACCGTAATGCGTTTCATCCCCACCAAGATCCCAGAGGCAGAATATATTATTGGATGAGCGGCGAAATTGTCGACTGCGACAATGAGCCGGATACTGATGTAGAGGCTGTCAAAGCCGGACGAATCTCAGTGACTCCTATTCATTTTGATTTGACCAAGTATAACCTGATGGATGCATTGACTTCCTGGAAGTTATAAAAAAACTAATCGACAACTTGCTTGCCAGGTTGTCGATATTTTTTGTCCCGCATTAGTCATATTTTGCCAAAGTCTGAATAAAGTAACTATGAAAATAGTGCTTTATAAAGGGGGGAATGCTGTGGCGGTACATAACCGTTCCCGTTGGAACACTGCGGACAATAAGAGAATGACAAATCCGCTTTCGCTGATTATTCGAGGAACTTGCATTAGTTTTATTTTTTCGTTGCTTTCCGTGCTCTTGTTAGCAATTTTTACGCTGGTTTCTGATTCTGAATATCTTGAGACTTATTTAGAGTACATCATGGTGGCAATCAGTATTGGCAGTATCTTTTTGGGAAGTGTTCTGGCCACACAGAAAGCGGAGGCCAAGGGCTTGCTCATTGGTATGTCTGTCGGAATTTTATATGTAGGTATCTCTGTACTGATTGGTATGGAACTGAATAATGATGCGGTCACGACTTTGGTTCTTCTCAATAAATTATTGGCAGGCGTTGCCGCAGGAGCGCTTGGTGGTTTAGTCGGGGTAAATTTATAAAATCGCAAGGATTTTACTATATTTTGGCGAAGGTAATAGCATGTGATGAAACAAGGAAAGGATGAGCCCCCATCAGCATATTATTATCAGGCAACGAAGCAGTTGCGCGTGGCGCTTATGAAGCCGGGGTAAAGGTCGCCTCCGCTTATCCGGGAACACCGAGTACTGAAATTCTTGAGAATATTGCCAAGTACGACACTATATATAGTGAATGGTCACCCAATGAAAAAGTGGCTGTTGAAGTGGCGCAGGGTGCTTGTTTGGCCGGCGGCCGTGCTTTGGTCGCGATGAAGCATGTAGGCGTAAATGTGGCGGCAGACCCGCTATTTTCGCTTGCCTATACAGGTGTTAATGCCGGTTTTTTATTAATTTCGGCCGACGATCCAGGCATGCATAGTTCGCAGAATGAGCAAGATAACAGATACTATGCCAAGTTTATGAAAATACCTTTATTGGAACCGTCGGACAGTCAAGAGGCCAAGAATTTTGTGCATGCCGGTCTGGAAATTAGTGAAACTTTTGATATACCGGTTTTATTACGGTTAACTACCAGGATTTCTCATTCCAAAAGCTTAGTTTCTTTGCTGGAGCCACAGGAACATACTTTACGGAGCTATCAAAAAAATCCTGAAAAATATGTTTTAATGCCGGCACACGCCAGGAAACTGCGCATTAGTCTGGAAGAACGGTTAGAAAGGCTCCAGGTGTTTGCGGAAACCTTTTCCGGAAACTATATAGAAGGAGAAGGCAAAGACTTTGCCGTCATTACCAGCGGTATTACTTACCAATATGCCCGTGAGGCATTAGGGGACCGGGCTACCTATTTAAAGCTTGGTTTTACTTATCCTTTACCGGAACAATTAGTCCGTGAGTTTGTCCGGAATCATCAAACGGTATATGTTATCGAGGAAGGTGAACCTTTTCTTGAAGAGCAAATCAAGGCGTTGGGCCTTTCCGTAGTGGGTAAAGAGATTTTTTCGGCCATCGGTGAAATGAGCCCTTCCCTTATACGGGAAAGGCTTCTTTTGGAAACACACCGGTCGGAAGATGCCAGTCAGGAACTGCCTTTGCGGCCTCCGGTTCTTTGCCCTGGCTGTCCGCATCGTGGCGTATACCATGCAATAAAAAAATTTGCCGATATTATCACTACCGACATAGGCTGTTATACCTTGGGGGTACTGCCGCCATTGCGGGCCGGTGAAGTGGGGCTTTGCATGGGAGCCAGTATCGGTAACGCGCTGGGAATGTCTAAGGTATTACCGGCGAAAAAGATTGTCGCTACGATTGGTGACTCCACCTTTCTTCATTCCGGGGTTACCGGTCTGATGGATGTCGTGTACAATAAAGGCAATATAACGCTGGTTATCCTGGATAACTCCATTACCGGTATGACCGGCCATCAGCACAACCCTTCCACCGGCTTTACGATAAAAAACGAGCCGACGCAGAAGATTGATTTGGAAACGATGGTCCGTGCCTGCGGGGTAGAGCAGGTTTTTGTGGTGAACGCCTACAATCTGGCAGCGGTGGAAACAGCACTGCGCGCGGCAGTGGATCACAATGGGCCTGCTGTGGTTATTGTTCGCCAACCTTGTCTGCTTATTGAGAAAAAAATCAGGCGCCGCCCGTTGCAGATTGATAAAAAATCCTGTAAATACTGTAAAATGTGTCTTAAAATCGGCTGTCCGGCGATTTCTGATCGGGCAGGTGAAATAACTATTGATCAGGCGTTATGTAATGGCTGTACCGTTTGCAGCCAAATTTGTCGCTTTACAGCTATAAAGGCAGGTGCCAACCATGGGTAAGCAGGTTAATATCCTTATTGTCGGTGTAGGTGGGCAGGGTACCTTACTGGCCAGTAAAATAATCAGCGGCGTGGCCCGGCTAAGCGGCTATGATGTAAAACAATCAGAGGTCCATGGGATGGCACAACGCGGCGGCAGCGTCGTCACATATGTCCGTTTTGCCGACAAAGTATTCTCTCCTTTAATCGAGAAGGGACAAGCTGATATGATATTGGCTTTTGAGAAGCTGGAGGCATTACGCTGGTCGGTCTATCTGAAGCCGGAAGGGACCATGATCGTTAATACCCAGGAAATAGCACCGATGCCTGTTATATTAGGCGCGGCTACCTATCCTGAGAATATTGTTGAGACGCTCTCC includes:
- the queD gene encoding 6-carboxytetrahydropterin synthase QueD, encoding MFELTIIVDFEAAHHIPDYPGKCCRLHGHNWKVEVSVKGKQLNTLGMLIDFKELKAEVQVIIGKLDHFYLNEIEPFCRISPTAENIARYIYDELANHAGLAETVTVASVKVWESAHSAVRYSGEEQQ
- a CDS encoding 7-carboxy-7-deazaguanine synthase QueE, with product MNTLQLIELFSSIQGEGPYIGYRQLFLRLAGCNAACIFCDTSESRSIPTTCMLEQTPGQRDFTVLPNPVPVDALAHRVNRLSQTGHHSVSITGGEPLCQSEALLQLLPLLQGRIYLETNGTLPEELAKVLPYIDIVSMDIKLPSTSGREYWQEHRRFLTLASQKEVFVKIVVSSLTGEKEFLEAIHLIGSADVMLPLILQPVTHAALAVETEQIVKWQERALDYLPNVRVIPQTHKYLGVL
- the surE gene encoding 5'/3'-nucleotidase SurE, whose amino-acid sequence is MLLTNDDGIHSAGIQALWQQFASVAEVTVVAPDSEKSATSQAITVHQPIYVDEQVIEQAGVRGWRVVGTPTDCVKIALETNIMEPPDLIVSGINHGPNIGTDVLYSGTVSAAIEGALHGIPAIAVSLDARENFDFTAAAQFAVRLARQFIQNPLPPRTLLNVNVPALPPDQIAGVSITKLGCREYRNAFHPHQDPRGRIYYWMSGEIVDCDNEPDTDVEAVKAGRISVTPIHFDLTKYNLMDALTSWKL
- a CDS encoding TIGR04086 family membrane protein: MAVHNRSRWNTADNKRMTNPLSLIIRGTCISFIFSLLSVLLLAIFTLVSDSEYLETYLEYIMVAISIGSIFLGSVLATQKAEAKGLLIGMSVGILYVGISVLIGMELNNDAVTTLVLLNKLLAGVAAGALGGLVGVNL
- the iorA gene encoding indolepyruvate ferredoxin oxidoreductase subunit alpha, whose product is MLLSGNEAVARGAYEAGVKVASAYPGTPSTEILENIAKYDTIYSEWSPNEKVAVEVAQGACLAGGRALVAMKHVGVNVAADPLFSLAYTGVNAGFLLISADDPGMHSSQNEQDNRYYAKFMKIPLLEPSDSQEAKNFVHAGLEISETFDIPVLLRLTTRISHSKSLVSLLEPQEHTLRSYQKNPEKYVLMPAHARKLRISLEERLERLQVFAETFSGNYIEGEGKDFAVITSGITYQYAREALGDRATYLKLGFTYPLPEQLVREFVRNHQTVYVIEEGEPFLEEQIKALGLSVVGKEIFSAIGEMSPSLIRERLLLETHRSEDASQELPLRPPVLCPGCPHRGVYHAIKKFADIITTDIGCYTLGVLPPLRAGEVGLCMGASIGNALGMSKVLPAKKIVATIGDSTFLHSGVTGLMDVVYNKGNITLVILDNSITGMTGHQHNPSTGFTIKNEPTQKIDLETMVRACGVEQVFVVNAYNLAAVETALRAAVDHNGPAVVIVRQPCLLIEKKIRRRPLQIDKKSCKYCKMCLKIGCPAISDRAGEITIDQALCNGCTVCSQICRFTAIKAGANHG
- a CDS encoding indolepyruvate oxidoreductase subunit beta, with the translated sequence MGKQVNILIVGVGGQGTLLASKIISGVARLSGYDVKQSEVHGMAQRGGSVVTYVRFADKVFSPLIEKGQADMILAFEKLEALRWSVYLKPEGTMIVNTQEIAPMPVILGAATYPENIVETLSRRYKTIPVQAREIAGELGEPRTVNTILLGVAARILEFEQNLCLQAVEQAVPEKALVINRQAFLAGWDTHLSV